The nucleotide window GGTCGATCGGGGCGCCGTGGCTGGCGCCGGTGCGCAACGCGGTGCCGCTGGTTGTTTTTGTCGGCTTCATCCTGATGCTTCCCGCCCTGGGCATCTCCCTGGTGAAGCCTTGCGTGGTGGGTACAACGGCGCGCGCTTCGAAGGAGAACGTCCGCTCGATCGGCTACTCCATCTATTACACGCTGGTGAATGTCGGCGGCGCGGCGGGGCCGTACGTGGCGTCGTGGGCGCACCGGAATCTGGGCGTGGAAAATGTTTACCGGGTCGCGGCCCTCAGCGTGTTCGCGATGTTCTTCGTCGTCCTGATCTTCTTCCGCGAACCGCGCAAGGCGGGCGACGCGCCTCCGCCATCGATCGCAGAAGTCGCTCGGAATTTCTGCACGGTGTTAGGCAATGCCAAGCTGGTCTTGCCGGTGGTGGCGATCGCCATCGTGCTGGGAATCGCGTCCTACGTCCGTGGTTTCACGGTGCCGTGGTGGATCTGGATCGTGCTGGTAGCGCTGGTGCTGGCCGGCATCAGCAAGTTCATGTGGTTCCTGGTGATCTTCACCGGTTACTGGGTGGTGTTCTGGCAGCAGTACATCAGCCTGCCTGGATTCATCCACAGCTACGTGAATGCCAGCGCCGACGTCGAGTTGATCCTCATCACCGACGGACTGACCGTGATCTGCCTCACCCTGGCAGTGAATTACCTCACGCAGAAGATTCCCGCTTTCCAGGCGGTCATTCTCGGTACCGTGGTCACTTCCCTGTCGTGGCTGATCCTGGCGTTCCGGCCGACGGTGTGGGGTGCGATCCTCTCGCTGTTCGTCCTGGCGCTGGGCGAGATCACGCAGTCCCCGCGGTATTACGAGTACATCTCGCGGCTGGCGCCCCCCGGGCAGCAGGGGACGTACATGGGCTTTGCGTTCTTGCCCATCGGCATCGGGTCGTTCATCGGGGGATGGAGCGGGGGCAGGTTGATGCATCATTTCGGCGAGGTGCAGCAGCAGCCGGAAAGAGTGTGGTGGGTGGTCACAGGGATCGGAATGCTGACGGCGGTGGCGCTGTTCATCTACGATCGCGTCGTGCAGCCGATGAAGGAAGCGTAGGTTTCAACCGCGGCTAAAGCCGGATCTCTATTGTGCGCTTGTGAACCCCCGGCTAAAGCCCGGGGCTTCCACGCAGATGCAAGCGTCCTTGCGGCGCCGTGGATCTTCGCGCAGGTAGGGCTCCTTCGACTCGGCGCGCGAAACGCGCGCCTCGCTCAGGATGACACCATTGATGACAAGCAAGGTTTCCAAAGCCGCTGAAATCGCCCGCACGCTCAGGCTGGCGCTGAAGCGCGGCGGGTCTCCGGAGCATGCCAAGGGCGTGCAGTGGTTCTTCAAGAAAGAGGTCAAATCGCACGGCTGGTACACGGGTGACCTGCGTCGTTTTGCGCGGCAGACCAGCCGGGAGATCACGGCCAGCGGTGGAATCGAACTGCTGGTTCGCGTCGCGGACGAGCCTTTTGACGGCGAGAACCTCGAAGAAAAGAACTTTGCCGTACTGTTGCTGGACAAGTCGGTCGCGCAGTTCGGCGACAAGGAATTGAAGCTCTTCGAGTCGTGGCTCTCGCGGGCGACGAGCTGGGCCGACCATGACGCGCTGGTGCACTATCTCATCGGGCCGCTGATGGTGGCTGAACCCAAACGTAGAGCGCGGGTGCTCGTTTGGGCAAGATCGAAGAAGCGCTGGCATCGGCGCGCAGCGGCGGTGTCCTTGATCCAGGGCACGCGGAAGCATCTTTTCTTCGCTGAAATCCAACGCGTGACGGAGATGCTTCGCGGAGACGAGGACGACATGGTGCAGAAGGGCCTGGGGTGGCTGCTGCGCGAGACTGCGAAAGCCGACCCGCGCAAGACGGTTCCCTACCTCATTCAGATCCGAGACCGCGTGCCGCGGTTCGTCCTGCGAACTGCGTGCGAGACGCTGTCAGCGGAGGAAAAGAAGCGCGTGCTGTCCATGAAGGAAGTCAGTCGTTAAGGCTTTCTCCACCGCGGCTAAAGCCGGATCTCTTTAGGCGCTTGTGAACCTCCGGCTGAAGCCGGGGGCTTCCACGGAGATGCAAGCGTTCCGGATTTGTGTCGTGTAGAAACTGCGGCTAGAGCCGGGGGCTTCCACGCAGATGCAGGCATTCATCAGTTCGGCGCCGTGGATCTTCGCGCAGGTAGGGGTCCTTCGACTCGGCGCGCGAAACGCACGCCTCGCTCAGGATGACACATTGGAAAATGGGTTTCTCCGCGCGCTCTGTGTCTCTCCGGCGGGTCTGTCTGTGTTTAAATAGAAGTTTCGACCATGGACCTGAAAGCCATCCAGTCTGCCCTGCGCGAGCGCAAGTTCGACGCCTGGTTGTTTTACGACCACCATCACCGCGACCCCATTGCCTACAGCATCCTGGGCATGCCCGCGCACCTGATGGTGACGCGGCGCTGGTACTACATGGTGCCGGCGCAGGGCGAGCCGCAGAAAATCAATCACCGGATCGAGAGCCATCACCTGGACTCGCTGCCCGGCGCCAAGCATGAGTACTCGTCGTGGGAGGAGCAGCAGGAGGCGCTGAAAGAGGTGCTGGCGCCGTACAAAACGCTGGCCATGCAATACTCGCCGCGAAACGCGATCCCCTACATCGGGCTGGTGGATGCGGGCACGATCGAGCTGCTGCGCAGCTTCGGCAAGGAGATCGTCAGCTCGGCGGACCTGGTCACGATCTTCGAAGCGACCTGGAGCGAAGACCAGGTGCGCTCCCACTTCGAGGCGCGCGACGCCGTGGACCGCATCACCGAGGAGGCGTTCAAGGAGATCGGGCGGCGGGTGCGCAGCGGCGGCACGAACGAGCACGAGATCCAGCAGTGGTTCCTGGAAGCGTTCCGCCGCGACGGCCTGACCACGCCGGATGGGCCCGTGGTCGCGGTGAACGCCAACGCCGGAGACCCGCACTACGAGCCGAGTTCCAGCCGCTCGTCACCGATCAAGGAAGGCGATTGGGTACTGCTCGATGTCTGGGCGAAAAAGGACCGGCCCAACGCCGTCTATTACGACATCACCTGGACCGGCTTCGTGGGGAAAAATCCCAGCCAGAAGCAGCGGGAAGTGTTCGACATCGTGACCGGGGCGCGCGACGTGGGCGTCCGCACCATGCAGGAGGCGATCTCCGCCGGCCGCAAGCTGTACGGCTGGGAGGTGGACAAGGCCACGCGCGAGTTCATCGCCTCGAAGGGCTACGGCAAGTACTTCACGCACCGCACCGGGCACTCCATCGGCAGCGCCGACGTCCACGGCAACGGCCCCAACATCGACAACCTGGAGACCAAGGACGAGCGCGAGATCATTCCCTTCACCTGCAATTCCATCGAGCCCGGCATCTACCTTCCCGAATTCGGAGTGCGCAGCGAGGTGAACGTGCTGGTGCGGCCCGGCAAGGCCGAGGTCACTGGTAAAATCCAGCGGGAGATCGTGATCATCTAGATGGCCAAGGCACCCGCAGCAAAAGCAAGTGCAGCCACGCCGCTCACCGCCATGTCGATCGTCGCGCCGGCTGTGGGCTGGCTCATCCCCGGCGCCGGCCACCTTATCCAGAAAAAATGGATCCGGGGCCTGTTGCTGATGGCCTCGGTCACGATCATGTTCGTGTTCGGCATCCTGATGGAAGGCAAGGTGTACACCGCGAACGTGGGCGACATCCTGGACATGCTGGGATTCGTCGGCGACGTGGGGGCGGGCGGGTTGTACATCGTGACCCGCGCGCTCGAGATCGGGCGCGGCGCCATCAACCTGGCGACCGCGGATTACGGCACCAAATTCATCATCGTGGCCGGGCTGCTGAACGTGATCTCCGCGGTGGATGCCTACCACATCGCCATCGGGAAGAAGCCATGACCCTGTCCCACCTCTCCGCCGCGCTGATCTTCGCGCTGTTCGCCTCCGTCGTCTTCGGCATCACGCAGCGCAACACTCCGCATGAGATGTTCCGGTACGGCCTGAAGTGCTTTGCCTTCTTCCTGGCCGGAACGTTGATCGGCGGCTGGCTGATGTGGCTGCTGCGACACTAGCACTTAGCGATTAGCGATTAGCGTTTAGCCATGGCGAAACTGCGCTCGACCCGAACTCATGATTGGCTAAACGCCAACGGCTAACCGCTAATAGCTAGCCTTCCCAGACGAACGCATCGAAGACGCGGATGACGTCGAATCCCAGCCACTTGTAGAGCTCGACCGCCCGATGGTTCGCTTCGGTGACGGTCAGCGATAGCGCGGAGAACTTTCGCCGGCGTAGTTCCGCGGTGCTAGCCGCCATCAGCGACTCGCCGATCTGCCGGCCGCGGTGCTCGGGCACGACGCAGACTTGGGTGACGTGTCCCACATCGTCCTTCACCCGCGAGCACAGGATCAGTCCCACGGCGGTTTTTGTCTGGCGGCTGAGGGCGATGAACGACGACTCTCCGTCGAAGATGCCGCATCCGGGAAAGCGCACGATGTTGTTGAGGAAACGCATGGACCCGCTCACGCTGCGGTACTGATCGTTGATCTCGGCGTCCACGTGGCCGCGGTAGGCGGCGGTGATGACCGAGGCCGCGCCCTGAAAATCGGCCTCGCTCCACTTGCGCAGCTCGATGTCGGCGGGAAGCGCGATCTGGTCGCGCCCATTTCCGGAAGCGCGGCCGCCCATCGGCAACACCATGAACAGCCGGCGATACCCGCGGAAGCCCTCATGGAGGAACGGACGCGCAACAGCGCCGGTCTCGTGCATCAGAAGTTGCGCTTCCACCCGGTGGATGCCGGGCGAATGCTGCAAGGTCTCGATGACATGGGTAAGCAGTTTCGCCTGGAGGCTGCCTCCGCCGTTGTTGCCCTGGCGAGCCGTAGCGTCCACGTAGAGGTCCCCGATCACGCCCTTGCTGCCTTCGTACACGAAGAAGGCGTAGCCGCGAACCTGCCCATGGTCCACGGCGGCGTAGCCGGGCAGGATCTTGGCGTCCACGTAACGGAGGATCATCTCCGCCGAGCCGTGGTAATCCCAATCGAGTTGCCGTGCCCACTCCCGCGACTCTTCTTCCAGGAGAGCACGCAGATCGGTGGAGGCAAAATGCCTGAGGTCGACGATCTCCAGAAGACAGCTCCTGTGCCACGCGCGGCGGCCGGTCCGGCTGCGGATGGACCCCGCAGGGACAGGCGGCGGGGGACGCCCGCGCTGCAGCACAGAGTCTAGCCGGGCGCGGGCGGCACGCCAAGCGCAGCGCGCCCGTGAACCTCCCCAGGCACGGCACCGCCGCGGGTACTTTTCCTAGTGATGATGATGGTGCTCTTGCTCGGCATGAGGCGGCGTTGGCGGCGAGATCCAGAAAAACTCCAGGCGCTGCGGCGGGAAGTCTCCCAGGCGCGAGACGCGGCGCCCGCCGACTTGGTCGGCGATCTCATGCTCCGCCCCCTGGGTCGCCACCACCAGGTGATCGCCCGCAGGGACCTCCCCGCGTTCGTACCGGGGGATCGGCTGGTTGCGGTAGAACGCCAGGCCGTATTCCAACTCGCGATTGGCCTTGTAGATGGCGACCAGCCGGTTGCCACCTTCGATCTGCGCGATCTCGCGTGCGACCGGGCGAGCCGAGATGGCCGCGTCCATCGCCGGCCCGCCGGCGCGCAGCAGCCACGCGACTCCGAAGATCACCGGCGCCAGCGTGACGAAGAGCAGCATCCCCAGGCCGCGCCGCGCAAGGGTGATCAGCACCGCGGCGAAAACGATCACCCCGATCCCCAACGCAAAGCCCTTGAGCTGCGGAGGCAGGGCGGCGCGCTGTCCGGCATGCTTCGCCGCCACCAGGAACGGCGCAACGATCGCGGCCACGGTCAGCGCGGCGACCGCGGCGGCGTGCAGCGCAGCCTGCCACCGGCGAAGCGGCTTCTCGCCCCGGCGCTGGATCCAGTCGGCCACCAGGAGGGTGCAGGGCGGGACGGCGGGCAGGATGTATCCCGGCAGCTTCGCCTGCGAGATCGAGAAGAGCACCACCACGATCGCGGCCCACAGAACCAGGAAGCGCGACAGGGGGTCGTGCCCGGGCGCGCCGGGCGCACGCTCGCGAAAATTCCGCAGGTGCTCCACCAGCGCCGCCACGAAGTAGACGGTCCATGGCATCACCGCCAGCAGCAGCACCGGCACGAAATACCAGAACGGCTCTTTGTGGTGGTAAAGGTTCTGGACCGCAAACCGCTCCAGGTTGTGCCGCAGGATGAACTCGCGGAAGAAGTTCGGATTCCGCACCTGGACTGCGATGTACCAGGGCAAGGCAGCGGCAAGGTACAAAGTGATGCCCGGCAGCCACAGGGTGCGCCAGACGATACCCAAATCGCGCTCGCGCAGCGCGAACGCCAACACGATCACGCCGGCCAGCACGGCGGCCACCGGCCCCTTGGCCAGCGTCCCCAGGCCCATCGCGATGTAGAAGGCCGCGAGCCACAGGCGACGTCCCGTGGCAAACCACGCGTGCCACGCCAGCATGCCGAGCACGAAGAACGCGGCCAGAGGCATATCCGTCGCGGCCGCGCGCGAAAAGCCGATCATGGCGGCGCACGCGGTGGTCATCAGGGCGGCATTGAGCTCGGCCCCAGGGCGGAAGCGGCGCGCATGGAAATAGGCGGCGAACACCATCAGGGTGGCCAGGCAGGCCGAGGGCAGGCGCGCCGCCCAGTCACTGACTCCGAAAATCTTGTAGAAGAACGCAGCCAGCCAGTAGTAGAGCACCGGCTTCTCCAGCCACGGCTTGCCGTAGAGAACGGGAGTGATGAGATCGTGGCGGGCCAGCATCTCGCGCGCGATCTGGGCGTAGCGGGGCTCGTCGGCCCCGGTGAGTCCGAACGCCCCCAGCCCGTAAAAGAACAAGAATGCGCAGAAGCCGGCGACCGTGAGCAGGTCGATCCACTCTGAGCGGCGAAGTTGCATCCGCCCCAGAGTCTAACAGCCGTGCCGCGGCGGCGTCACAGGTGCCAGCCGTGCTTCGGCCTAGTGATGAAGCATGGGGCACACAGGTCCCGGGTTGAGGATGCCATAGCTTACGGGAAGTCACATTTTCGGGGGTATGCGGTCCCCCCACCCCCTACCGGGATCAGTCGAAATAAAGGACTTAGCCCTTGATATCAAGGGGATCAGGGGACCCTTCCGCTTCGCGGAGCTCCGCGTCAGGGTCTCGGCGGCGGTCTCCCGCTCGGCTGTCGCCTCGCTCACGCCCGCCAAACGCCTCGACTTAGCCCTTGATATCAAGGGGATCAGGGGCGCGGGGAGACGTCGTCGGTCGTCCGTCGTCGGCGATGAAAGACTCACCACAGAGGACACGAAGGCGCACGGAGAAGACACAGAGGCGAACCGCGACAGATCTAGCCCCCCTCCCCCCTGCCTCGATATGTCGAAACAAAGGAGTTAGGACCAGAAATATGTGAGGTATGAGGTTTCAAAGAGCTTACGGGCGCCAGGTATGCCGGCGGCTCGGCGGCGCACGGGCCGCCACATCCAGAATAGCAAACCCAAGAGGCGGGAACGCGGCGGGGCGGAGCGGCTAGGCCTGTAGGATCAATGAGTTGCAGGGACAAAAAATAAAGTTCTTGACATAGCTTAAAGCTATACAAATCCAGATGTTGCGCGTGTCTTTGTTTTCAGGGAGTTGCGTTGGGAGCAAAGACTCACCGCAGAGACGCAGAGAGACCCACCCAACGAAAACCGCGTTGGGTGGGGCACCCGGCCCCTGCCCAGAAAGATACCTTACAGTTCGATCGTCCCCTGAAGATAGAGGCGAGCTTTGCCAGCAATCTTCACGCGATCGCCAGCGATTGTGCACTGCATGTATCCACCGCGGGCACTGAGTTGTTGCGCCCGCAACGTGTCCTTACCCAGCCGCCCCGCCCAATATGGAGCCAGTGTGCAGTGTATCGAGCCGGTTGCGGGGTCCTCATCGATGCCGACAGAGGGTGCAAAAAGTCGGCACACGTAATCCACGTCACCCTCGCCGGGAGCGGTAACAATCGTTCCGCCGATCCCGATGTCCAGTTTGGCAAGAGCGGCAAAATCGGGCGCGAGCGCCCGCACTTGCTCAGCCTGATCCACCACCACGAGGTAATCGCGCGATTTCATTACTAGCGCCGCTTTCAAACCTAGGGCTGGTAAGAGGTCGACTGGCGTCTCACATGGCTGGGGTGGCCTGGCGGGAAAGTCCATTTCAAAGCTGTCTTGGTCCTGAGCGACGGTCAACATGCCGCTGCAGGTGTGGAAGCGAACCGGCCACACGTTGTGCTTCCGCAGCGCGAGCACGTAGGCGGATGCCAAGGTCGCGTGCCCGCATAGGTCGTCCTCGACTTTGGGGGCAAACCAGCGCAAGTCGAAATCACCATCAGCGCGAGGAACAACAAAAGCGGTCTCGCTGTGCCTGTTCTCAGCCGCAATTTTCTGCATGGTGCTATCCGCGAGAAAAGCGGAAAGGATGCAGACCCCCGCCGGGTTACCTGCAAAGAGCTCTCCCGTGAATGAATCGACGTGATAGTACGGAATTGGCATGTCGTTAGCCCCAAGAGAAGGATGCTCATGACCGCGTTTTGGTCTCAAACGTTCTCTCTGGGGACGGGCGAAAGGAAACCGCACTGGCGATAACAGACCATATCACCAGTTACCCCCAGCGGAGGCGAAGTAAAAGCGCAAACTGGTGCTAAGGGGATTTATCAACAGTTACAGTCGAAAAGGCCCAATTTACGAGATGAATCCGCACACGGGCTGCTTACTCGTGACGCGCCACACGCTGCGGTTCTTTTCGAGCTTCCAGAGCAGCCCGCTCCCGCAGAGATTGCCGCAGTAATTGGAAACCCACACCATTGCGTGCTGACGGTCATCGGAGAACGCGACTACTGACAGCCAGATCGCACCGGGTTCCTCGCCGGCTTTTATCTTGATGTCCTTCGTGAATAGCGCATATCGAGCTGGAAGAGATAGTCTCGGCTTGATGCTCTTCCTCGTCGAGTTGATGGAAATGAGTTTGTTCAGCAATTCGAGGTCAGACGGTTTGTCTTTAGTACGCCTTCGGCAGCTCCCGGCAACCCGTCCCTCCCGCGGCAAAGAGAGTTTGGTATACGAAGAAATCCGGAGAACAGCATCACTGCGAAACCACATTGAGTATCGCTCTCGAAAGACTGCTGAGTACACGTCGTATGACTCGCCGGATACCTCGGAGTGGGATTCAACGGCTTGCGTGATGAGCGGATTGGCCAGGACCGCTGTGAGTACGATTGCCGATACACATCGCATACCTAGATAGACACCAAGTTAATGCAACGCGGCTAACTGTTGATAACAGACCATATCACCAGTTACCCCCAGCGGGGGCGAAGGAAAAGCGCACACTTGTGCTAAGGAGATTTATCGTCAATCATCCGCGATTTCGGGGATGTCGCCACGTCATGGCACGGCGGAGCTCGTCGAGAGGATAGAGCGTTCCGCGCCAAACCACGCCGCCATTCCACAACGTAACCGCTGTTGACTTCAGCACAGCGTAGATCATCAGCAGCGCGTTCAGTGGGTGCAGGAAGAAATAAGCCGGGGAAATGCCATTCACCCTGCCCAGGATGACGTAGACAGCCAAAATGCCCAGCAGTCCAAAGGCGAAGGGGAGCCTGGCCCATCGCGGCGCCAGCCAGAGCGCTGCGAATGGCGCCAGATGAACGATGAATATGAGAACGACTACTGCCAGCGCCAAGTACCACCGGTACTGCAGGGCAGCAAACATGTTCTTGGTGACATTGTTGATCATCCCCAAGAGTCCACGACCGTACTGGAGAGTGACCATGCCGCGGCCGAAGGCAGCGTAGGAGGTGAACCCAGCGGCCTTCACGCGGAAGCCGAGGGTGACGTCCTCGAGGACGGCCAGGCGGATCGCCTCCATCGTCCCGATGGCTTCGTAGGCGGAGCGGCGGACCATGTTGAAGGCGCCAGCGCCGCCACCCGAGCGCGATCTGGGATCAGGGAACTTCCAGATCCGCGTGCCGGCGACTGCCATCTGGAAGAATAGGGCTACCACCATTCGCTCCGCGACTTTGCGGCAGATCATCGTGGGCACGATGACGAGGTGGTCGGCGCGGGCGCTCTCAACAAATATGACAGCGCGACGGATGGTGTCCTCGCGGAGCATGATGTCACCGTCGGTAAACAGCAGCCAGTCGCCCCTGGCGACCTTGGCGGCGGTCCACATTGCGTGAGTCTTGCCTAACCAACCCGGAGGAAGCTCGGCGATCGTGACGACGCGCAGGTTCGGCGTCATCGCGGTCATCTGCTGCATGACGGCGCCGGTGCCGTCGGTGGAACGGTCATTGACCGCGATGATCTCCAGGTTGTCGTAATCCTGCGCGGCGAGCGAACCGAGGCAAGCCCCGATGCCTTCCCCTTCGTTGCGTGCTGGAACAATGACGCTCACCCGCGGATGGCTGCCCTTCGGCCAGGCGTCCCATTGCGGTTTCGTCAGGTCAGGCACGAGCCCGATACCGCGGGCAAGGTCGACGACGATAAGCAGCATCGCGGCGGCGATGGAGCAGCCGTAGATCCACCAGAACCAGACCATCCTGCCCTCCGCATTGTTCAGCCTGTGATCGTCTGCTGCAAATATACAGAATTGATTCTGCCAAAGGCTGGCTCCCTGGGCGGTAGCAATCCTCCCTAGAGCGATGACTGC belongs to Terriglobia bacterium and includes:
- a CDS encoding MFS transporter produces the protein MSFAQRVREIRTGFERPFWVANISEIFERLSYYGAFSSLALYLQEKLNFSTEQTGTLTGVFGGMVWFLAIFGGATADRLGFRRALSVAYLILSVAYFLIGSIGAPWLAPVRNAVPLVVFVGFILMLPALGISLVKPCVVGTTARASKENVRSIGYSIYYTLVNVGGAAGPYVASWAHRNLGVENVYRVAALSVFAMFFVVLIFFREPRKAGDAPPPSIAEVARNFCTVLGNAKLVLPVVAIAIVLGIASYVRGFTVPWWIWIVLVALVLAGISKFMWFLVIFTGYWVVFWQQYISLPGFIHSYVNASADVELILITDGLTVICLTLAVNYLTQKIPAFQAVILGTVVTSLSWLILAFRPTVWGAILSLFVLALGEITQSPRYYEYISRLAPPGQQGTYMGFAFLPIGIGSFIGGWSGGRLMHHFGEVQQQPERVWWVVTGIGMLTAVALFIYDRVVQPMKEA
- a CDS encoding DNA alkylation repair protein, with protein sequence MTSKVSKAAEIARTLRLALKRGGSPEHAKGVQWFFKKEVKSHGWYTGDLRRFARQTSREITASGGIELLVRVADEPFDGENLEEKNFAVLLLDKSVAQFGDKELKLFESWLSRATSWADHDALVHYLIGPLMVAEPKRRARVLVWARSKKRWHRRAAAVSLIQGTRKHLFFAEIQRVTEMLRGDEDDMVQKGLGWLLRETAKADPRKTVPYLIQIRDRVPRFVLRTACETLSAEEKKRVLSMKEVSR
- a CDS encoding M24 family metallopeptidase, which gives rise to MDLKAIQSALRERKFDAWLFYDHHHRDPIAYSILGMPAHLMVTRRWYYMVPAQGEPQKINHRIESHHLDSLPGAKHEYSSWEEQQEALKEVLAPYKTLAMQYSPRNAIPYIGLVDAGTIELLRSFGKEIVSSADLVTIFEATWSEDQVRSHFEARDAVDRITEEAFKEIGRRVRSGGTNEHEIQQWFLEAFRRDGLTTPDGPVVAVNANAGDPHYEPSSSRSSPIKEGDWVLLDVWAKKDRPNAVYYDITWTGFVGKNPSQKQREVFDIVTGARDVGVRTMQEAISAGRKLYGWEVDKATREFIASKGYGKYFTHRTGHSIGSADVHGNGPNIDNLETKDEREIIPFTCNSIEPGIYLPEFGVRSEVNVLVRPGKAEVTGKIQREIVII
- a CDS encoding GNAT family N-acetyltransferase, whose amino-acid sequence is MEIVDLRHFASTDLRALLEEESREWARQLDWDYHGSAEMILRYVDAKILPGYAAVDHGQVRGYAFFVYEGSKGVIGDLYVDATARQGNNGGGSLQAKLLTHVIETLQHSPGIHRVEAQLLMHETGAVARPFLHEGFRGYRRLFMVLPMGGRASGNGRDQIALPADIELRKWSEADFQGAASVITAAYRGHVDAEINDQYRSVSGSMRFLNNIVRFPGCGIFDGESSFIALSRQTKTAVGLILCSRVKDDVGHVTQVCVVPEHRGRQIGESLMAASTAELRRRKFSALSLTVTEANHRAVELYKWLGFDVIRVFDAFVWEG
- a CDS encoding glycosyltransferase family 39 protein, which gives rise to MQLRRSEWIDLLTVAGFCAFLFFYGLGAFGLTGADEPRYAQIAREMLARHDLITPVLYGKPWLEKPVLYYWLAAFFYKIFGVSDWAARLPSACLATLMVFAAYFHARRFRPGAELNAALMTTACAAMIGFSRAAATDMPLAAFFVLGMLAWHAWFATGRRLWLAAFYIAMGLGTLAKGPVAAVLAGVIVLAFALRERDLGIVWRTLWLPGITLYLAAALPWYIAVQVRNPNFFREFILRHNLERFAVQNLYHHKEPFWYFVPVLLLAVMPWTVYFVAALVEHLRNFRERAPGAPGHDPLSRFLVLWAAIVVVLFSISQAKLPGYILPAVPPCTLLVADWIQRRGEKPLRRWQAALHAAAVAALTVAAIVAPFLVAAKHAGQRAALPPQLKGFALGIGVIVFAAVLITLARRGLGMLLFVTLAPVIFGVAWLLRAGGPAMDAAISARPVAREIAQIEGGNRLVAIYKANRELEYGLAFYRNQPIPRYERGEVPAGDHLVVATQGAEHEIADQVGGRRVSRLGDFPPQRLEFFWISPPTPPHAEQEHHHHH
- a CDS encoding PhzF family phenazine biosynthesis protein; protein product: MPIPYYHVDSFTGELFAGNPAGVCILSAFLADSTMQKIAAENRHSETAFVVPRADGDFDLRWFAPKVEDDLCGHATLASAYVLALRKHNVWPVRFHTCSGMLTVAQDQDSFEMDFPARPPQPCETPVDLLPALGLKAALVMKSRDYLVVVDQAEQVRALAPDFAALAKLDIGIGGTIVTAPGEGDVDYVCRLFAPSVGIDEDPATGSIHCTLAPYWAGRLGKDTLRAQQLSARGGYMQCTIAGDRVKIAGKARLYLQGTIEL
- a CDS encoding glycosyltransferase family 2 protein, translated to MVWFWWIYGCSIAAAMLLIVVDLARGIGLVPDLTKPQWDAWPKGSHPRVSVIVPARNEGEGIGACLGSLAAQDYDNLEIIAVNDRSTDGTGAVMQQMTAMTPNLRVVTIAELPPGWLGKTHAMWTAAKVARGDWLLFTDGDIMLREDTIRRAVIFVESARADHLVIVPTMICRKVAERMVVALFFQMAVAGTRIWKFPDPRSRSGGGAGAFNMVRRSAYEAIGTMEAIRLAVLEDVTLGFRVKAAGFTSYAAFGRGMVTLQYGRGLLGMINNVTKNMFAALQYRWYLALAVVVLIFIVHLAPFAALWLAPRWARLPFAFGLLGILAVYVILGRVNGISPAYFFLHPLNALLMIYAVLKSTAVTLWNGGVVWRGTLYPLDELRRAMTWRHPRNRG